One part of the Desulfatiglans sp. genome encodes these proteins:
- a CDS encoding sigma-54-dependent Fis family transcriptional regulator, producing MAKILIIDDDKEICILLQAVTEKIGHESDCAHSLADGHKKATTEPYDVVLLDVNLPDGNGLSLLPKLKILPSFPEVIIITGEGDPDGAELAIKNGAWDYIEKPLSIDGITLPLSRALQYRNEKKTNGNSIVLKREGIIGESAKIRLCLDQVAQAAMNDVTVLITGETGTGKELFASAIHDNSSRRDNNFVIVDCAALPETLIESTLFGHVKGAFTGADRDREGLIKQADKGTLFLDEIGELPMSVQKTFLRVLQEKRFRPIGGKEELKSDFRLIAATNQNLEQMVREERFRQDLLLRIKSLTISLPPLRERVQDIKELSLNIISKACERERIGIKGYSPEFIKTLEAYNWPGNVRELVNALEGAISKARYEPTLFPKHLSDQIRIDLARSTITDHMDRVQKSSDRNITSAFSQLLPTIKEFRETIICENEKKYISELLSVTNGDIREACRIAGLGRARLYGLMKTYGISRAY from the coding sequence ATGGCAAAAATACTAATAATAGACGATGACAAGGAAATTTGCATATTATTACAGGCTGTTACAGAAAAAATAGGGCATGAATCAGACTGTGCCCATTCACTTGCAGATGGCCATAAAAAGGCAACAACAGAGCCATATGATGTCGTACTCCTTGACGTAAACCTGCCAGATGGCAACGGTTTAAGTCTGCTTCCAAAGTTAAAGATCTTACCTTCATTTCCAGAGGTTATAATTATTACAGGTGAAGGCGACCCTGATGGAGCAGAACTTGCCATAAAAAACGGGGCATGGGATTACATAGAAAAGCCCCTTTCAATTGATGGCATAACACTTCCCCTTTCCAGGGCGCTCCAGTACCGGAACGAGAAGAAGACTAATGGCAATTCCATTGTACTCAAAAGAGAAGGCATCATAGGCGAAAGCGCAAAGATAAGGCTATGCCTTGACCAGGTGGCCCAGGCCGCAATGAATGATGTGACTGTCCTTATTACCGGCGAAACAGGCACAGGCAAGGAGCTGTTTGCATCTGCCATACACGATAACAGCAGCAGAAGGGACAACAATTTTGTTATTGTGGATTGCGCCGCCCTACCTGAAACCCTCATTGAGAGCACCCTTTTCGGGCATGTTAAAGGGGCCTTTACAGGCGCTGACCGTGACAGGGAAGGCCTTATAAAACAGGCTGACAAAGGCACCCTGTTTTTAGATGAGATAGGCGAACTCCCCATGTCAGTGCAGAAGACATTCTTAAGGGTATTACAGGAAAAGAGATTCAGACCGATCGGAGGCAAGGAAGAGCTTAAAAGTGATTTCAGACTTATCGCTGCAACAAACCAGAACCTTGAACAGATGGTCAGGGAAGAGAGGTTCAGACAGGATCTCCTGTTACGAATAAAATCCTTAACCATATCGCTTCCACCCCTTAGAGAAAGGGTACAGGATATAAAAGAGCTTTCATTAAACATTATCAGCAAGGCATGTGAGCGTGAAAGGATAGGCATAAAGGGTTATTCCCCTGAATTTATTAAGACCCTTGAGGCGTATAACTGGCCAGGAAATGTGCGTGAACTGGTCAATGCGCTTGAAGGGGCCATAAGCAAGGCAAGGTATGAACCCACACTTTTCCCAAAGCACCTTTCTGATCAGATCCGCATTGATCTTGCCCGCTCCACCATTACCGATCACATGGATCGGGTTCAAAAAAGCAGTGACAGAAACATAACCTCCGCATTTTCACAGCTTCTCCCTACAATAAAGGAATTCAGGGAAACAATCATATGTGAAAATGAAAAAAAATATATAAGTGAGCTACTTTCTGTCACCAATGGTGACATAAGGGAGGCATGCAGGATCGCCGGTTTGGGTAGAGCCCGCTTGTATGGGCTGATGAAAACATATGGTATATCGAGGGCATATTGA